The DNA sequence agttggctgcagtatacttcggccgtgattgatgagccaggtttaatgaaatcaatgGATCACACCTGTGCCAGACCACCAAatacacaccatcagcttctttgatgaattttgcttttggaTTGTATTCTAGTGGCTTATCTTTGTTCAGCCactgtgctgaacgtttacggttgttttattggatccatttctcatcacatgttacaattcgattaaaaaattattaatttttgtggCGAGAatgtagcataatgcaggcttcctaACGTTGCTGTTTCTGCTTTTCATTGAGTTCATATGGAACCCACGTATCCAACTTTTTCattttaccgatttgaactaggtgagtcaataatgtttgcttgctaacaccaaacaacaacgataattcacgggcactttgagatggatctgattCGACGGTGGCTTTTAGTTCGTCATTGCCCGTCTTTGTTTCTGGTCAAcggcgttgctcatttgtgagatCAAAGTTACAAGAAcgaaaattttgcaaaccaactGTCTGCTATGTAATAAAATTAGGATGAAATACTctattaatattccgagctgtgatgctgtatttccaagaaagaactcatatttcaaaattgtacgaatttccgacttatccatctctaaacaaaaatagcaaaaaaccatttataaatactttataaagcgcaaaatgagttagaataaagaaatagatgcgTCAGctttcaaacaaaaaataaagattgtcaaaatataataaaggcgcaaaatgagcagctgtcaaagtttaccatatataCCTTACTACAATTTTCATATTTGACGGCCTAATATTTACACCAGACTATTACATAGTGTGTTGGCGAAAAAACTAGGATAGTATTAAAGCAAAAAAATAGTCAGTTAAACAACCTGCCAAGATTCACTTAAGTATTTAGTATTAGGGAGTCCATaagcattaatacacacacacacacacgcacacgcacacacagacacacacgcacacacagacacacacgcacaccgtaGTATATATAAAATGCGTATGTGTGCTGTACTTTGTACGCAGAACAGTATAAATAGGAGAACGCGATATTAAGTGTCCAATACGAGACAGTTGATATATTGGAGAGTAGAGTGACTGTGAGTTTCAATTTCCGATTCAGAAGACCACTTGACAATCTGAAGAATCAGTCAACCCTACCGAAATGATCGATTTTGTATCCAACCAAcagataaatatctataaaagccGTGAAAGGCATCGTAAATTACTCAACAGGGAATAAATCTTTAGAGATTTTATCATAGAGTCATTAGAGTTTATAGACGCactaataaataactaaataaataaatatgtctgtgcggtaagtagcttgcttaccaaccacatggttccgggttcagNNNNNNNNNNNNNNNNNNNNNNNNNNNNNNNNNNNNNNNNNNNNNNNNNNNNNNNNNNNNNNNNNNNNNNNNNNNNNNNNNNNNNNNNNNNNNNNNNNNNtatatataatgtatgtatttatgtatatatatgtgtatgtgtatgcaggtgtgtatatatatttgcatctttCTGTgggtataagtatgtatatttctgtttccGTTAGTGTtccatgtgaatatatttgtaggTCACAGTTTTATCTACAAAATTGCATCATCACTTATTATTCGCACATTTTAGTTTGCGCATGCGTCGAATGATGGGCAATCATCGTTGTAGTTCCCGACACAATTCTCACTCGTCtatcatatttttgtattatacctTTGCACCACTGTAGAAGAGTTGTGATTAGTGGGtcggaaaagaataagaaaaaaaaaaaaaaaaaaaaNNNNNNNNNNctatctatctatctatctttatatatatatcgcatagtaaatgaacatacacacacacacacacacacacacacacacacacacacacacacacatatatatatatatatatatatatatgtgtgtgtgtgtgtgtgtgtgtgtgtgtgtgtatgttcatttaCTATGCGGTTGCATGTAAAGGATTGACAGAAAAACGGttatttttctctcccttcaAATCTTGATATTGCATCGCTTTTGCACATTGTGTTGTAAAATTTtgttccaacaaaatttcagaatTGCGATTGGAAGAACAAACCGTTCCGACATCTTTGATTTTAgatggaaaaaaatcattttatcgTTTTTGATACCAAacgaatgtatttatttatgtcatgtggtttcatattattatttcaagccttgtttaattattttgaaatacatatgCTTTTACACCATATAATCATTGTTTTATACCAGCTAATCATTTGCATCCGGTGGTTTTATATCAACTGTTATCTAATTAATGTTTTATGCCAGCTAATCAATTTTTTTCTGGGATGGGAGATGTATGTTCACGTTAatgaaatgcttttcttttttccttaaatCATACTTCAAATTTCTGGTCAATTCCTGTAAGAAAATATAAGTACCAACCCAAGCAAATATGAATGATTTTATTGCCAAAAACGGATTTATTTTGATTTAGAAGTATTTCAGAATATTGTCTGAAAGTTGATTGAAAGCATTGTCATAGAAATTGTTcgatttaaatatgtatgaagtAACTGGTGTACCAGTTATGAACCAATTCATTAATTACTACATTCATTACAATTTataaataactattaatatttatgtttatttatttgttttgcaagatttttgatgtgaaatcgtgtgttgaaacagatattgttatatttggggatggtcatactTTTCTTCAGTTAACTACCCGCACTAAGTACTTaatcttcacttcagctttactattattcttataattatatcaaggcagtgaactggcacgctgggcaaaatgcttggcagtatttcgtccacctttacgttttgagttcaaattctgccgagatcgacttggcctttcatcctttcggagtcgataaaataagtaccaattgagcacggGGGCCTATGTGATCGACTTATCCACTCACTCGAACACCcaggccttgttccaaaattttaaatcagtatttaattatatgctttttttttttttaccattaatcAAATCCATTCAGAATCGATAAATATAGACTAGTAGTGTGCCGGATCAAATCacgttatttttatctttctttacaattttttttttcatgcgaAACATTACAAATACTACAAATTTTTCCGTGTAACTTTATAACTCTCTACTAATAACACCACTTTTTTCTACAGTCGTGTAAGCCTGAACTAATGTCAAAACATGACCTCTACAATGTATATAAGCTCGGACTAACCTCATTACACATCACATTACATGCGTATAACCAGTTATTTAAGTGTAACCAACTACATTAtgaagtggaggcgcgtggcttagtggttagggtgtcagcaccatgatcgtaaagttgtggtttcgattcctggactgggcctcgcgttgtgttcttgagcaaaacacttcatttcacgttgctccagtccactcagctggcaaaaatgagtaacgctgcgatggactggcgtcccgtccagctggggaacacattcgccattgaaaccgggaaaccgggcccatgagtctacctaggctttaaaagggcgcatttatttatttattactacatTATAAAATTACATGAAATCTCATCTTAGAATCtaaatttttttctgattcaATTTTACTTATCTAcatacttttaaatttatttccttattttattttgcacTGACGCACTTGTTTCCAATAGGAAAATCATTAGTTCACTGAATTTATGACTGCAACAGTAATAATGAAGTGTGTGCAAACTAGGTACAGAACAAATATATCATGGGTCTTCGTTCAAAAACGAATGATTTTTAGTTTCTCCTGGCAATGCTTACCTTTTTCATCCATATAcaccatccatacacacacacacaggcacacgcacacacaattgaGCAGTCTTGAAAATTTGGGCAATCAACTAATTGTGGCCAACTCGTCGACCCTGATTCAAAAGTTTCTCTTTTTCCCCCCACTGTGCTAATCTTAACGATAACCACTACAATGTGCAAATCGTGGGACCTTGACTACTTGTTCGATCATACGTATCAATAAACGCCATCTCCTCCCCCTCCTGCAATGAGTGACAGCTTAAATATGAACACGAAGCATTTTGGTGGACATTAAGAACTCCGTGTTTAATTGGCCAATGGCTTTTGATTTTCTTACTGCCGTCATCTGTTTAGCATCTCTGATTTTGGTTTtctgagatcatcatcatcatcatcatcactatcatcatcaccatcatcatcatcatctctgccgtgattgttgtctttattgttgtcctcctcatcttcatcatcatgttTCACCATTGTCGTCGACGTCgccaacatcataatcatcatcatcatcatcgtcgtcttcgtcgccgtcgtcatcgtcatcatcatcatcatcatcatcgtcgtcgtcgtcgtcatcgtcatcgtcgtcgtagtcgtcgtagtcgtcgttgtcattatcgctgtcatcatcatcatcatcatcataatcatcgatGTTGTCCTCGGCATCGCCACAATCATTGTCGCTGCCAACACCTTCGTCGCCATCGTCGccgctgtcatcatcaccatcatcatcatcattatcaccatcatcatcatcatcatcaacaccttcCAATCATTcgttcctcctcttcctcctctgctTCCTCCTTCATATCTCCATCAATGCTACCTATATCTACGTCACTGTTGCTGCCCACTCCATTGCAAGCGTCAGATTTACCTGGGGCATCATCTATTTGAAGTACCCCGAGTGTCTCTCTCCAAGTGGCTTTATCTTGCTGCAATCTTAACTCTGCTGCTGTTTTACTtgcaactttgctttcatctccAACAATTTTTACATTAGAAGTAGAATGGTTTACAGCAACATCTTCTGGAACCAACCAGAGAAGTGAGGCAAGAGAGGCTGTCATCCAACCAGTCTTTTTGCTGTCCATTGTCAACGATGGTTGATGGCAATCCTTCAATggaatttatcacacacacacatgcacacacttatttgctctctttctctctctctgtctttctctctctctgtctttctctttctctgtctttctctctctctgtctttctctctctgtcacaaattcatgtatatacacgtatgcatgacacaaatatacaatatagtgtataattctatctatttctacctttctttctcccactctctctttctctctttctccctctcatatatatatatatatatatatatatatatatatatatatatatatatatatatatatatatatatatatatatatatatatgagtgtgtgtgtgtgtggcgaaccctgctgtattctttcaccacaactttctctcactctttcatcctgcttctgttgtagctgtatgtttgggtgtgtgtgtgtttgtgtgtgtgcacatatacgtgtatatatatatttatatacataaacatacacttcaTCTCCTTAAAGAAATGTAATCTCTATTTCCCTACAACTGCATCATCACCTACCACACTTTCTTAATAAAACCACAAATAAATTCTTTGGTTACaccgcaaacacactcacaaaaactGGGCTACACTTaaacgcacatacagacatacatggaaacatgtaaatatatttatttataaacagaattaGTTAAACTCTTTAATATATCATGGTAAATTAGATAATCGTTACACAGACGATTACATAATCAACTTGAAACTCCAGATATTCAGAAGAAATTGGTAATTTAATTCCTTGTTAATTACTAACCTCAGGTGgtaattatctatgtatctaagcatctatctatctatctatctatctatctatcgatgtatttctctctctctctctctctctctctctctctctctctctctctctctctctctctctctctctctctctctctctctctctctctctctatctatctatctatccttacacatcttttctctctctccatttttttctcgttttctctcatttttttccctctcaatcctttctgtcgaagcgCATAGACTCgtaacgtcaaagacttttccattcgtcccaagcatcaaactaatacacttgcttgctgttctctcacctgtcttcgtcttttgctttttgtaaatttgaactgtatatatatatatataaattcaataataggaggaattcttttacaagaatttatcaagtagctagcgtgacaaaacctcataagggaaaaaatccatcatttattcccgaaatatatatttatataaatatatatatatatatatatatatatatatatatatatataNNNNNNNNNNNNNNNNNNNNNNNNNNNNNNNNNNNNNNNNNNNNNNNNNNNNNNNNNNNatatacaggcacacacacatacacaaacacactcaaaatTACGAAAGatctactaatagtttcatgttttaTGATACCTTAAATTGGCAGATTTATAAATTACACCGTGTATCTCTAAGCaatctttcagtctctcttcatgcgttagatgtatttaaaaactAGGACTCTTGTCTGTGAGAAAATGAGTAAAACTGGGAAGATAAAAATGCAGAAGTGGCTTGGcccaggagtggctgcgtggtaagaaatttCCTGTTGCCATGCCGACGTTAACTCTTTAACAGTGAAAATGACTTGTATCAAGAATACGCCAGAGCACCACATCCTTTCTAAACAAGAGTGACACTCATTCGTACATTCGAGCTGTTCTAAATCCTGGGTCTTATCATAGCCGATGATCTCGACAAGCTAAAGCACTTTCTTAAGATGGTTAGAACAATATCCCAAATTCTTATCCTTTGGTTCAGTGTCAGGCCATATTCCATTCCCAGGAGGTACTGGACACTAAAAGGTTCGAGTGAGGCCCGCAATTGATTACTGCAAGTAAATCTCAAAGTATGCTGCCGCTACGCAACCTACCATCCTCAATTTACTCGTCTGGTTGGCACACTGCATACACCCTATTCTGTGGTAGATACCACACGGGAGAAACTCCCATATTGGCCTTTGGTGCACaatacactcttgtttatatcgcgaGTGGAGAGATAATTGTCAGATCAGctcaaaataaatagatatttcagTTTGAAGTATactatgtttaaataaaatacaggatACATTGGCCAAAAAATGTCAAGCTCTAGGAATCTATCTGCTTTCATCAACATGACAACATTCTTTCGAACTGGAAGTGACGTCATTTCTAAATAGAGTTCATttagatatgaataaaaatatagacaGTCTGATGTTTGTCATCAGTCGTAGAACCATATGAGAAAATCAAGCGAATAAACTGTAATGATAAACAGCAGCAAGAGAGGCCAAATGGGGAAAGTAAATTTCCTTCAGCATGAGATTGTGTAAGATCAGACAAACGTCTAAGTTATCACTGTATATTTGCTGCTGATACTGTTGTTCTCGGTGTAACATAACGATTGAGAGTTTTATATACGGAGGGTcaaaagtcacgcacaaaataacTTCAACATGCTCCGGatttgtcaaagacatgcttcagttttactaaaagtgaaaaaaatatataagataaatgatgaatacacatatacttatatcacAGATCCCCCTCCATGTTTATCAATTGGAAGAAAGtagtctgagtcaaatgcttcttttggctgtctccacacgtatactcggccggtggtcggaaataagttAAAGGATGACTCGCCCGAGAAAAtcacattcttccactgctctaggaaccaaaccaattctgtaggtttttactctaatttaaacactttgcaacgtatatttttgaaagtagtggtttcctgattgcagccctcccgtcaAATCCGGCGTTGTGTAGCTCCTGGTGAAGAGTTTTTgttgaaactgggttctcgatgtaatcattaagctctgcagtaattttaggagctgtacttttgtgatcctttctaacaatttgtgtaagagtcCAATGGTCTCTCTCTGAAAGTTCTGGTTTCCTTNNNNNNNNNNNNNNNNNNNNNNNNNNNNNNNNNNNNNNNNNNNNNNNNNNNNNNNNNNNNNNNNNNNNNNNNNNNNNNNNNNNNNNNNNNNNNNNNNNNNNNNNNNNNNNNNNNNNNNNNNNNNNNNNNNNNNNNNNNNNNNNNNNNNNNNNNNNNNNNNNNNNNNNNNNNNNNNNNNNNNNNNNNNNNNNNNNNNNNNNNNNNNNNNNNNNNNNNNNNNNNNNNNNNNNNNNNNNNNNNNNNNNNNNNNNNNNNNNNNNNNNNNNNNNNNNNNNNNNNNNNNNNNNNNNNNNNNNNNNNNNNNNNNNNNNNNNNNNNNNNNNNNNNNNNNNNNNNagagagagagagagagagagattaagggcGAATTTTTGAGATTTagaaaagtaaatttaatatttcaaaactaaaatatCAATATAGATTCCTAAATCAAGAGAAGCGATGGCTGTTGGAATAACTGCTATTACATTGTTTTCCCACCACTAGTCGATGTAGTCGAAAAACGATGCTCAGACAGAAAAACGATGcggcaacaataactacaacagcaacagaagcacGAGCAGCAACGACTAACAAGCTATATTTAAAAATGACGCAAGCATGACCTCCACCACCTTCCCCAACATCCCCCACCCCGccatcattataaatattaataaaacgaCAACATCGGTGGTTGTTTTTCTAAGCAGAATGGGAACAGTTTCGCACAAACTTGCTGGAAAATGGAAAAAGTCGAATTGACATAACAAATGTTGAGCGACGCTGAGCTGCACTTAGAACAGTCTTTCTTAACACACCGGAGGAAGTGCAAGAagacgctatgaaaaaaaaactcattatatataaatgtgtatcatTAAAGAAGGGAGGACTATAGCGGGCGACGCAGGCCCAGATCGAGAAATGCCTGAGACCGGTTTGGTGTTTAAAAACTTATGTCGCCTGTGGGAGACACTTTGGTACAGTTGAAGTAAGATGCTCAACTGAAGTATTAGCCAAAGAAAATACTACAACAACCATGGAAAGCGAGGAATTATGGCTAATTCCGACATACCTTGGTCGCAAGTTAGTCAAAATAAAGGTAGCGGAGATGCCCAGAAGTGGACATCTCTTTGCtcccagcaattttgttaaaaggtgggcCAATGTGTCAGGAATGGTCCGCGTGAACGAGCCTAGTCTAAGCATGCGCCTGTAGCCCCAAGGGaattagttattattataattttatatagttacacttttgttttactttttaaacaTCTTTTATGTAGCCctacattgtattgtcctgtcccgtccctattttttttttgtgaaccgttagtggtgaataaagaaaaaaacattattatttatcattaggGTGGCgacttggcagaatcattggcacgccGTGCatcatgcttagcggcatttcacccatctttatgttctgagcagaaactctgctgaggtcgactttgccctttttCCTtacggagtcgatgaattaagttccagtgaaacactggggtcgatgtaatcgactagtgccctcgccccaaatttcaggccttgtgcctttagtagaaacgattattattattattatttgttcagaACAAAGTGAAATTTATAGCAGACTTTTATGAGAGAAaatattcatgtttattttttattattattatcatgttatcAAGCGCTACTCCTGTTGCAGCAGTTCTGTAGCTGAACTATACTCTCTTTACAaatattgagtttttttttctttacattcacatacatgcaagtTATTACTACATGGATTCCCAAGTAAAAGAACAGTTTCTTTTACTGTATGCTAGCAGGAGAAAGAAGTCTTTGATCGCTCTAATGTTTCATAGAATTCTCCTTCTCTGACACGCTGTTCAGCGTGtgttgtttcattcatttatagATTAGTTTTATGGTCGATCGATTGACTAAGGCATGTAACCCTGTGTAACCCGGCTATAATAGAGCGGGGTCATAATAGGTATGTGTAATGTAAAATTTCCCAATTATTCAtaggatgaaataataataataataataatgataattataatgataataataataataataataacctttctaTAAGAgttgcaaggcctgaaattgattgggggaagggtttagtcgattatNNNNNNNNNNNNNNNNNNNNNNNNNNNNNNNNNNNNNNNNNNNNNNNNNNNNNNNNNNNNNNNNNNNNNNNNNNNNNNNNNNNNNNNNNNNNNNNNNNNNNNNNNNNNNNNNNNNNNNNNNNNNNNNNNNNNNNNNNNNNNNNNNNNNNNNNNNNNNNNNNNNNNNNNNNNNNNNNNNNNNNNNNNNNNNNNNNNNNNNNNNNNNNNNNNNNNNNNNNNNNNNNNNNNNNNNNNNNNNNNNNNNNNNNNNNNNNNNNNNNNNNNNNNNNNNNNNNNNNNNNNNNNNNNNNNNNNNNNNNNNNNNNNNNNNNNNNNNNNNNNNNNNNNNNNNNNNNNNNNNNNNNNNNNNNNNNNNNNNNNNNNNNNNNNNNNNNNNNNNNNNNNNNNNNNNNNNNNNNNNNNNNNNNNNNNNNNNNNNNNNNNNNNNNNNNNNNNNNNNNNNNNNNNNNNNNNNNNNNNNNNNNNNNNNNNNNNNNNNNNNNNNNNNNNNNNNNNNNNNNNNNNNNNNNNNNNNNNNNNNNNNNNNNNNNNNNNNNNNNNNNNNNNNNNNNNNNNNNNNNNNNNNNNNNNNNNNNNNNNNNNNNNNNNNNNNNNNNNNNNNNNNNNNNNNNNNNNNNNNNNNNNNNNNNNNNNNNNNNNNNNNNNNNNNNNNNNNNNNNNNNNNNNNNNNNNNNNNNNNNNNNNNNNNNNNNNNNNNNNNNNNNNNNNNNNNNNNNNNNNNNNNNNNNNNNNNNNNNNNNNNNNNNNNNNNNNNNNNNNNNNNNNNNNNNNNNNNNNNNNNNNNNNNNNNNNNNNNNNNNNNNNN is a window from the Octopus bimaculoides isolate UCB-OBI-ISO-001 chromosome 25, ASM119413v2, whole genome shotgun sequence genome containing:
- the LOC128250827 gene encoding calsequestrin-2-like; protein product: MDSKKTGWMTASLASLLWLVPEDVAVNHSTSNVKIVGDESKVASKTAAELRLQQDKATWRETLGVLQIDDAPGKSDACNGVGSNSDVDIGSIDGDMKEEAEEEEEERMIGSTFSVDDNDDDDDGDDGGDDGGDDGGDDDGGSDYINGDNSDYGHDSDDDISDDYYHIKERNIRIDN